In one Nicotiana tomentosiformis chromosome 6, ASM39032v3, whole genome shotgun sequence genomic region, the following are encoded:
- the LOC104085904 gene encoding uncharacterized protein, with translation MPKERRDRSVSFDRSRASPYPCSSSHSKQPSSKNPLENDENVKDWEDARCPVCMEHPHNAILLLCTSHEKGCRPFMCDTSYRHSNCFDQFKKSFEEASASTTQQVEIPASASIAESTTVITEALSDLPGERTEGGSISLGALSCENHEMKKMQCPLCRGQINDWIVVDSARRYMNAKLRSCSSETCEFSGTYTDLRKHARQEHPLVRPTETDPERQRNWRRLERQRDLGDLLSTLQSSVGEEGSESTSLTFDEGGLLTVFLFVRILQPRSNSGSSSWSGSSRTRAQATGRRRPSRRLWGETYDGETESRDDDNEQSDGGSGPWRRLGRLRRRPTPEN, from the coding sequence ATGCCTAAAGAGAGAAGAGATAGATCTGTTTCTTTTGATAGGAGTAGAGCTTCTCCTTACCCTTGTAGCTCGAGTCACTCAAAACAACCGTCATCCAAAAACCCTTTGGAAAACGACGAAAATGTGAAAGACTGGGAAGATGCCCGATGCCCAGTGTGTATGGAACATCCTCATAATGCTATTCTCCTTTTGTGCACTTCTCATGAGAAGGGCTGCCGTCCTTTTATGTGTGATACAAGCTATAGGCATTCAAATTGTTTTGACCAGTTCAAAAAGTCATTTGAAGAAGCTTCAGCATCAACAACACAGCAAGTGGAGATCCCAGCTTCAGCTTCTATCGCGGAATCTACCACAGTGATAACAGAAGCTCTGTCTGATCTGCCAGGTGAAAGAACTGAAGGTGGTTCTATATCCCTAGGTGCCTTGTCTTGCGAGAACCATGAAATGAAAAAGATGCAATGCCCTCTCTGCCGTGGCCAGATAAATGATTGGATTGTCGTGGACTCTGCCCGTCGTTACATGAATGCAAAACTAAGAAGCTGCTCTAGCGAGACATGCGAATTCAGTGGCACATATACAGATTTGCGTAAGCACGCTAGGCAGGAGCATCCACTTGTACGGCCTACAGAAACTGACCCAGAGAGGCAGCGTAATTGGAGGAGATTGGAGCGGCAGAGAGATTTAGGAGATTTACTCAGTACATTGCAGTCTTCTGTTGGAGAAGAGGGAAGTGAGAGCACCAGTTTAACCTTCGATGAGGGTGGTTTGCTGACTGTTTTCCTTTTTGTTCGGATTCTCCAACCTAGGAGTAATTCTGGTAGTAGTAGCTGGTCAGGCTCCTCAAGAACTCGGGCTCAAGCAACTGGTAGGAGACGACCTTCGAGAAGACTTTGGGGTGAGACCTATGATGGGGAAACTGAATCTAGAGACGACGACAATGAACAGTCTGATGGAGGATCAGGTCCCTGGAGGCGCCTTGGGAGATTACGTCGACGACCAACACCAGAGAATTAG